A stretch of DNA from Pangasianodon hypophthalmus isolate fPanHyp1 chromosome 2, fPanHyp1.pri, whole genome shotgun sequence:
GCGGCCAGGCAGGGTTACAGGAACACACAGTAGAAAGGCGTGAGGGCCTGGGGCACACAGATCCATACAGGAGGACAGATGGGTTGCCAGATTCTCTGGGGGACAGCTGGGCCAGAACCAGTCTGGAGTGTCCACCACTGCCACCTGAGACAGCAACATGTATACTCATTACTAACTTGACCTAGTCATTGGGTACCCAATCATTCACACTATGAAAGTTGGTGCAAATGGGAATATGTGGTGTAAGGTTGTAAACATAATATGAAGCAGATAGTACTGACTCGtttctgtccaatcacagctgTTCCTTTCACACACGACTGTGTGGTGGCACCAGTGGCATCATCTCTACGCAGCTTAAACTCGTCTCGGCCCAGAATGGCATTCCCAGCTGCACTCTTCCCAGACCCAGCCCGACCCAGCAGGACCAGTCTCAGTTCGTCTGAGGAACCACTGGAGAAGGAAGAAGCTGAGGCAGTGGTGGGGCGAGAGGATAAAGTAGTGGAGGGGAGTGAGAAGGAGGCATTGGTGCagggagaagaagaggagaCAGCAGTGGAGGAGGACAAGAAGGAGGCATCGGTGCTGGGAGAAGAGGAGAAGGTAgtaaaggaggaagagaaggatgCATTGGTGTGGGAAGAGGATGAGGAGACAGCACTGGAAGAGGGGAAGGTAGTGGATGAGGAGTAAAAGGAGCCATTGGTGGGGGAAGAGGGAAGGGTAGTGGATGAGTAAGAGGAGAAGTTAGTGGAGGAGGAAGGAGCAAAAGCAGTTGAAGAGGAGATGTTATTGGAGGAGGAAGTGGAAAAAGCAGCTGAAGAGGAGAAGTTGGTGGAAGAGGAAGGTGCAAacgcagaagaagaagatgaggaGAAGGTAGCAGAAGACGTAGAGGAGGGAGAGTAGGAGGTAATGGTAGCTGTGGGTGATGGGATGGAAGGTGGAGTAGGGCTGGTGTCACCAATGGTGCTGATGTGGTAATGGACTaagaaaagagaatgagagaaatttCCATGcgttacacacattttaaaagttcTTTCAGGCAAATGCTTTTCCTAGGTAAGGATTACAGGAGATGACTTTCATACAATATAgacaaatgtgaaaatgaaacgtgcaaatgaaacacacaaagaCGTGACTGTGTAGTGGATGTATACATGACATGACAACATCAAGAAGACAAAAAAGCTGCACAGTTGCAAGATCAGGTTTCAACTGATTGTTGACagaaatatgatgaaaaaaatcagtaacACTTTCAGGTGTCCATAGGAAATTAATCTACAGTGCTGTCGAGtgcttcattctgattggtcaggtggaAGTTagtgattaattttccataataGCAGCTCAAATTGTAGTTCTAGCTGTacggtttatattaatgctctcgttctaatacgttatcgtttctatagtcacaacttacacagggacttgtacttGTGACTGATGCTccacatttaaaacagattaaaaaaaacaaaaacaggaaggagtctccagtaacagtcaaagctgtaactttttctgAGATaccaaagtcttcaggacaaaaggctttgtgctttctggtttctctgtaacatgacaagctgcatataTTTTATCGAATTAACTACAACATACTAACATAGCAttataagtgataaaaggaacgaACATTTCATGGacgctttattccttacacataaAATCTCCCTTTTGTAGACAGAGATAAACCTTCAGTCATGACACATTGCTGATAGGTTGCCATGACACTAGAGTGTCTTACATTAAAACGTCATTTGACAGTTTGTTGTCATCACTGGCTATTAAGTTTAATGGTTCTCAAAAACCAGTtgttttttatagaaaaaaaattgctgacTTGATTAAGTCAtcacatgctgtgtgttttatatgttgtgtgttttacatGTTGATGACCAAAATATTACACTAAAGATATACTAAAGATGACCAAAATATTAAGACACATTCACCAGAAGACTAAAACTTGACTTAAAACACagttaacattaacagtaaAAGTAGGTGGGGCAGGGTGACTCACTGGTGTTAATGAAGTTCTGGTTGTTCTGGTTTCTGACTGGTGGTTCGGTCTCTGACAGCTGACTGAGAATGGCGCCCTCTGGTGGCGAGACGAAATAGTCAAGTATGAAACATATGTAAAGCAATGTCAGTACTATGATACTATAACAGAAGCAATGATAAATTCAAGTTGTTTTCATTAGTTTCCTCTGGACCTTTCTGAGATCTGGACTAATATGTTGTGTAtggattttgtttcttttttcttttttttttttttatctctttattgtAAATAGTACTATAGAAAACTACAGAGATTAAGCAACTACATTTACTAAATAGAAGGACTCAGTGGAATAACTTTAAGATGTCATTCATGTCACCACTAAATGGAAAACATACTGCAgatattatgtattttaaaatctgtatgagtaaaaaaatatatatactttatgtaATAAATCATGTATTCATAAACATACTGGACATAATCATCATATGTAGGCTCTCTTAAGCTTCTGTATGTGTATGGATAGGTAGCTATTATTGTGTggtatgtgtgttttatgtattgGTGGTATTAGGGGGGAGAGGGAGGTCGGGATTAGAGTTGCTTGAGGATGAAATTTGGGTTGCAATTAAtcttaatttacaaaaaaaaattggtatcTGGTCCATGAAATGAAACAtctatgaataaaaataactgtGAGGTGTGGCACCTTTACTCAGTTTGAAACTGGAATGCTTCTGCTTGAGTTCTGCAGGCGGAGAATGAAGCCCATTGGCCAGCTGATGTGATACCACCCTCCCTGTCGCTGGCCCCATGCTCCTGACTCTGATTTTCCCTCTCCTCCCCGACTCCTCCCATGTCTCCTCTTTGTACCATGCTGTCTGGGTCAGCGTGCTGTGATCTAGGTGCACCAACTCCTCCTCCCGCAAGCTGTACCTCCTCTGGAGCTCATGCTCCTCTCTCTGCATGGCGCTCGGCAGGTAACAGCCGCCTGAGGTCTCAGTTAGCTGCTCCACCTGTCGGAGGGAGTTCCATACATTCCAGTCATTACACACAAGGAAGACCTGGTCATTCTTCTAATGAGTCATTTTCATAGAGTAGAGGAGATGCACAAGCTTCGTTTAGCAAGTAATGAGATGATAAAAGTGAGGCTACTCTAAATAGTCTCGGATTACACATTATGGTTTCTTCATTACCAGTGATCTGATGAGCAACATTTTACACAACATAATGCTATTCTGAAAACTATTCCGTTTTAATCCAAAAAAAGTGTGAGCTTTGGCCACTCCTCTAAATGAAATTCCATTACTGGGACTGAGAGGCACAGCCACaaaatgtttctgcattttaGCACAGTGGAGCCGGGTTTGGTTCTTCAGGTAGAACATTCAAGAATAAAAATGAGCTCTACTTGCTCTGAAAAGAAATAACGTTGCATATTAAGTGGTCacgtcaggaataaaacacaacaggacatgctgttagaaATTAATCAGGGGGCGTGATGTGGCTGATGTgcagtggagttactgttaccacccggACGTTCTTggaacagcacaccccaaaacattttgttcatcttataccacagcaattttgcACCTATTACAAATTATTAGTAATTTAGAAAATGACACATCGTAGGTTTTATCCTTTTGTAGTTATATTTCATGTCCGggaaatgagttagttcctgttatcatttacattatagcagctataaacactcattccctcacctgcctctctttttgtttttttaagacaaaaaaagtcattgacactggagactccttccaaaaatgctaaataaatgcctcTTAACATAAAACTTCATATCAGCATATCAGCTAATATATGTGTTGTAATAGTTATGTGGAGCATACGCCATGCAAATCCCTGTGTAATGTGCTGCTATGGAAACCATAATGTATTAGTGTGAGTGCATTAAAATGAACTTTGCAgttggaactactgtccgagctgctgttatagaaattgaatcaacaccttctaaccattCAGAACCTATCATTCAGCAGTGCTTTGGTATAACTTGGGTTAGGTTTATGAAAAAGTTTGAGAAAGCTCACCTTCTCCAGCAATGATATGACCTGCTGTCTGTCCTCTGGTCTGCGGTTATTGATCACATGCCAGCGTCCTCCGCACTCATTCACCATGGCGCTGAGTCCAGGCTCACCTAGCTTGACGTAGTGGTCATGGTCTCGGCCTATCAGATAATCTCCACAGGTGAGCAGTACCAGGGAGTGTTCCAGTGCGCCCCTGCCAAAAACACGCTCCAGCTCAGCGGGAATTCGGCCCTCCATCTCAGTGAACTGTCCTACGGGCACCAGGATGAGGAAAGCGTGTGGCCCTGGTGCCACCAGGCTGAGagccctctctgtctctctctgcacacTGACGTCAATGTGCTCGCCTTTCCAGTACCATCGTGGTGTCTCGACCACTCTGAGGTGCCGTCCCTCTGACACTCCACGCCGAACCTCACTCAGCCGTGATGGCATGAGGGTGCTGATGCTCGAGCTGTCATTCAGCAGCGTGTCAGCTGTCACTGTCTTCCCACAGCCGATGTTGCCGACCAGGATTAAGCGCATCTCTGGAATGCCGCCATGGCTGCCAGATGAGTCTGGaatatagagaaagaaagagtgagttAAAGAAATATTCAAACAGTTAAGATTCTGAACTATATACCAGAACTACCAGACAGCCACTCATGGATCCTTGAGCAAGCCTTGGAATAGTTTGGCAAGAAAACTAATTTCCAAGCGAACAAAATGTAGCCAAAACAAATTTGTTGTCTGgggtttgcttctttagttttgcgcTGGAGCCATCACTTTTCAACTTAGCACTGTTTGGCACTATTCCAGTTAAAGATCACGGGCCTTAGttataaaatgatatatatgATAAGATTCAGTGGATTTGTAAAAGTGACTTAAATCAGGAGTTATAAACCTGATACAGACATGAAAATATTCTTATACATAGACAAGCTGAAAAGTATGTGTACAAGAAtgacatgtactttttatccatttatacagtAGTTACATCATAGTTATGcggaacatccacgaaacaagttcctgttatcgctgaTGTTAATCCAGTTTTAAACAGCCGTTTCCTCGctttctctttaagttaataagacagacttttcatgttactgagaaatcacaAAGTGCAACATCCTCCATCCTTACTTAGAAGACTTTCTtagaagttacagctttaatgctgaatgttacaaagtgctgaaactggagactccttctgaaaATGTTACATACGTCtcattacagaaagcttcaccatggCAAcgtttatacattttaatttgttaaacagcagcacatttttttatctgtatattATGTGCAGCATtggccatacaagtccttgtgaatgaggtGCTACTATAGAAGCGATAGCGATAAAGATACTAGAattagtgtattaatataaacctgtgttttgatttacagctggcactactgttatcactgctgttgtagaaaattgaCCAAATCatgaattcagcagcactgtgatataaaattttttataaattatttttagatattagTCAAATATCAGATGATTTACTGTACAAAAATATTCAATAGAACAGGTGGGTGTAATCCTGCTGAGGAAGCCTTTTTCCATCCTAACCAATACACCTAATCATCTGTATATAAGAGCTTATTAGAATAACAGGATAAACACAGTAGTTCAGTAGCTATGCAGTCTGAGAACCTCTAACCTCAAAGTTATAACATTTTTCTACATGCCTCAGTAATCTTGTAATTCACAAGGCTTGAAGAAAGCAGACTCCCTTCATTCTTTTTCCTCTCCATGAATGAGTATTGCTGAACGACCCATGTGGGGTtcacactggtgtgtgtgtatgtgtatgtgtgtttgtgtgaaaatcttCAGGTCAGGGTGTGTGCCTTTATTTAGACATACAGAAACTGCATTCTTCATCTCGTGctctttcacaaacacacacactcccctatTATACACCCAGTCCAGCTTGTTTAACAGCATTCAGAAATgttgtgccacacacacacacacacacacacacacacacacacacacacacacacacagacacacacggaCACCCCATTACGCATTGCTCTTCTTCTTTGGAATGAATTCCCCATCTGTAAAGCATCACGTTGTCTCATCTCATTACTTGAGAAATGTTGATGAGCTTGTCATAAACACCATGCAACATTACTAACAGATCATATGAGAGTAATGTTTGGAAGATACTGGAAGTAACTGAAAATCTTCAGACTTGTATCAAATACTTCaaagtttcatttaaatataGATTGCAGACCAAAATTCACTAACATTCTTGCACTGAATCATGAACTTCCCATTCATATGTGTGTGgtatttctttatatactgtaatagCCTGCTgctattttcatatattttgtatttgcatgaatgaattaataaatgaaaatgaacttcatttaaaattaaaaaagtcacAGTAGGTTTGTAATAGTttgaattattatatataaaattttaaattttctgatttGTATGTGATAATCTCATTATTTTAGTGAAAATATGTGAAGAGACTTATTAATTAACTTATTAAGATTAATGAACTAAGACTTACtacaattcatttgtttatacaacAACTACAAGTAATACATATATTAGTCagtaacaaatgaataaatttttaatgaatttaacaCACTCTGAGACAGATTCCTCTAAATGAGTATAAATGGCTAAACTCAGCTTACCTCTACTAAGCATATCCATGTTTCGTGAACCTCAGCAGCCAGTATGTCTAATTCCACCAGTGTCTGTGCCTCTTTTTTGGCTGTAGCAGCAGTTTTACTCCTCCACTGGTCTCCTAACCTATGTCTCTCTCCTTAACCTCCTGGAAGGAGCTCCCGGTTATCCCCTCCCACGTGCATTCTCTCTCCTAgcaaacgcgcacacacacactaacagaacTGGATTCACAACAATTATTGTTCATCAGCTACCACACAttctgtgtgtgggtggaggTGAGACTGCCATCTTCCACCTGTGTGAATCACGTTCTTCTTATACCCTGGTTACACCCAACCAAACCTGCGAGACATCACAAGCAAAGACAGCACTCACATTAATTTACAACATACCAATAAGCTCATGTTTCTGGAAAAGCTGCACATACTATTACCTTATATGGACATCCTAACAAGCCGCagacatctttatttatttttgtttattataccacagcactgttaaattctccaatctgattggtcataaggtgttgattcattttctataacagcaactgtGACCTTACAAATCATGGGACCTCAGGAAGCTAGCAGAATGGATTAGGCTTTGCCAAAACATTTCCTTCAACAAAAAATATAGTCAGCCTTCTTGGGTTCCTAAAAAACAGTTTTGGCATTAAGTTCCATGCAGCATTGCCCCCATCTCCTATAATGAGTTTTACAACTTCCTTAATTATTCTCACTAACTATAGGACTAATGTGTTTTTTACTCATTAGTGATCAATCAGAATAAAATTGGACCCAATCATTAAAGCGGAGACACCCTTAACTGAATACTGACCTTTgaattaaatatagaaaacatagtGACACAACCCCAGGCTGAAGCTGTCTCAGATCActactttatttcatttaaaatgtgtcttagtcaTGCTACCATATTAAGTGTACAATCAAGTTTTATTGAAAATCTCCCAGTGTTGTCGACCTAGATTGGTTCAACCTCTGATCAAACAGAACACGATCAGGTGGCTGAATGCCACCAGGTCTGTTTCAATCAAAACATGCAGGCTCATtattagtacctagaataatgaatACTACAGCAGGAGGTAGAGCTTTTTCCTTTgttgtggagtggagtggagtggtgggctgctttatgtcccagggtgctctcatgcctgtgttaccttctgaCTCTCCCATTCATGCTGTCAAAGGTAGTCCTGTGAGAGTCCCTTGCACACAATGTACTTGTGcacaatgtacactatatggccaatggtttgttgacacctgaccatcacacccatatgtgctttttaaacatcccattccagatttagtctagATTTAGTCATCTTTGTTgtaataataacctccactcttctggtaaggctttccactagactggaacatggctgtggggggTTTGccaattcagccacaagagctgTGAGATCAGGCAGCAAAGTCTGGTGAGTATtacaattcatcccaaaggtgtccagtggggttgagatcagggcttcGTGCAGGTCACTTgaattcttccacaccaaccctggcacatcatgtcttcattgagtatagtatagtatagtatagtatagtatagtatagtatagaaaataagtacaatatattttacatttacattacacagCAAGCCTGTATATTTAATTGATTGTGACATATTGGAAATGAGAGACTCAGACCTCAGCTCTGAAGTGTGATCAAATGAAATTAATTGCACTTCTGTGGTGGTCTTGACCTCCATAACACACGTGCTGCGTTTGGTGAAAATCGGAGAAAGTCGattttttcacccaaaaa
This window harbors:
- the LOC113538290 gene encoding uncharacterized protein LOC113538290 isoform X1, translating into MDMLSRDSSGSHGGIPEMRLILVGNIGCGKTVTADTLLNDSSSISTLMPSRLSEVRRGVSEGRHLRVVETPRWYWKGEHIDVSVQRETERALSLVAPGPHAFLILVPVGQFTEMEGRIPAELERVFGRGALEHSLVLLTCGDYLIGRDHDHYVKLGEPGLSAMVNECGGRWHVINNRRPEDRQQVISLLEKVEQLTETSGGCYLPSAMQREEHELQRRYSLREEELVHLDHSTLTQTAWYKEETWEESGRRGKIRVRSMGPATGRVVSHQLANGLHSPPAELKQKHSSFKLSKEGAILSQLSETEPPVRNQNNQNFINTIHYHISTIGDTSPTPPSIPSPTATITSYSPSSTSSATFSSSSSSAFAPSSSTNFSSSAAFSTSSSNNISSSTAFAPSSSTNFSSYSSTTLPSSPTNGSFYSSSTTFPSSSAVSSSSSHTNASFSSSFTTFSSSPSTDASFLSSSTAVSSSSPCTNASFSLPSTTLSSRPTTASASSFSSGSSDELRLVLLGRAGSGKSAAGNAILGRDEFKLRRDDATGATTQSCVKGTAVIGQKRVAVVDTPDWFWPSCPPENLATHLSSCMDLCAPGPHAFLLCVPVTLPGRSNLHDLGSIRNSFGPDAILRHTLVLITHSDMLKDGNVEEYIAAKRPELLELVEKCGDRYHVLKQGKNGGNIEELLEKVEQLVKESGGSHYGYQGEGEFGRERMTQFRRGRGGEDDVDRALSATLHSLREEEEVEQEEKNAKPVESTASLATSVLGSILRFVGQKVGDGAKKVPKLVAGGAVLGGVLGLYVGGPVGGAFGATAGSVAAEYGRRKYSKPKTD
- the LOC113538290 gene encoding uncharacterized protein LOC113538290 isoform X2, which encodes MDMLSRDSSGSHGGIPEMRLILVGNIGCGKTVTADTLLNDSSSISTLMPSRLSEVRRGVSEGRHLRVVETPRWYWKGEHIDVSVQRETERALSLVAPGPHAFLILVPVGQFTEMEGRIPAELERVFGRGALEHSLVLLTCGDYLIGRDHDHYVKLGEPGLSAMVNECGGRWHVINNRRPEDRQQVISLLEKVEQLTETSGGCYLPSAMQREEHELQRRYSLREEELVHLDHSTLTQTAWYKEETWEESGRRGKIRVRSMGPATGRVVSHQLANGLHSPPAELKQKHSSFKLKGAILSQLSETEPPVRNQNNQNFINTIHYHISTIGDTSPTPPSIPSPTATITSYSPSSTSSATFSSSSSSAFAPSSSTNFSSSAAFSTSSSNNISSSTAFAPSSSTNFSSYSSTTLPSSPTNGSFYSSSTTFPSSSAVSSSSSHTNASFSSSFTTFSSSPSTDASFLSSSTAVSSSSPCTNASFSLPSTTLSSRPTTASASSFSSGSSDELRLVLLGRAGSGKSAAGNAILGRDEFKLRRDDATGATTQSCVKGTAVIGQKRVAVVDTPDWFWPSCPPENLATHLSSCMDLCAPGPHAFLLCVPVTLPGRSNLHDLGSIRNSFGPDAILRHTLVLITHSDMLKDGNVEEYIAAKRPELLELVEKCGDRYHVLKQGKNGGNIEELLEKVEQLVKESGGSHYGYQGEGEFGRERMTQFRRGRGGEDDVDRALSATLHSLREEEEVEQEEKNAKPVESTASLATSVLGSILRFVGQKVGDGAKKVPKLVAGGAVLGGVLGLYVGGPVGGAFGATAGSVAAEYGRRKYSKPKTD